A region of the Nerophis lumbriciformis linkage group LG13, RoL_Nlum_v2.1, whole genome shotgun sequence genome:
tggccaaagattgtacgcctcctcttttatttggactttccctgattacatggcaacggctgtttctaagggacgtgagtcgtaaacagttcacggaaaaagtcgtaaaacagttcaaagaagcggtgcctggaggggagtctggtcctgcttcctcttcgctttgtagttcttgggtcacgaCAATATCttcctgttgattacaatacatgaaagaaacagaacaccttcatgttgcttcccatcctacacagtggagttttacaagccttcttcttggtaggttcaaagacagcttttgtctcatTGAAACaccaagttttgtgataacttagatacaattattctaacataatgatacaaaggatctttgactagtgtttttctcAGTAGGACCTTCAGAACAGCAGAGTgactgtcaaatagaggatctttggctgtgGTAATAGTGGTCgtgcttgtttgtgtgtgtttagaaCGCCACGACGCTCTCTATGTGGTGGGCTCCATTGACGAGACCCTGGAACTGCGAGGGATGAGGTATCACCCCATCGACATCGAGACCTCCGTCATCCGCTCTCACAAGAGCATAGCTGAATGGTGAGGTTGCACTCGCTAACACAATCCTGTGTCCATGCGCTACACAACATCTCCTCTACGTCTTGTGAATCAGCGCCGTGTTCACTTGGACCAACCtcctggtggtggtggtggagctgGAGGGGTCCGAGCAGGCGGCCCTGGACCTGGTGGCCCTGGTCACCAACGTGGTCCTGGAGGAGCACTACCTGATCGTGGGCGTGGTGGTGGTGGTCGACCCCGGCGTCATCCCCATTAACTCTCGGGGGGAGAAGCAGCGCATGCACCTGAGGGACGGCTTCTTGGCGGACCAGCTGGACCCAATATACGTGGCGTACAACATGTGAACCCCATAAATGTGGCGTACAACATGTGAACCCCATATGTGGCATACATGTGAACCCCATATATGTGGCATACAACATGTGAACCCCATATGTGGCATACATGTGAACCCCATATATGTGGCATACAACATGTGAACCCCATAAATGTGGCATACAACATGTAAACCCCATAAATGTGGCATACATGTGAACCCCATATACGTGGCATACAACATGTGAACCTCATATATGTGGCATACATGTGAACCCCATACATGTGGCATACAACATGTGAACCCCATGAATGTGGCATACATGTGAACCCCATATACGTGGCATACAACATGTGAACCCCATATATGTGGCATACATGTGAACCCCATATATGTGGCATACACCATGTAAACCCCATAAATGTGGCATACATGTGAACCCCATATATGTGGCATACAACATGTGAACCCCATATGTGGCATACATGTGAACCCCATATATGTGGCATACAACATGTGAACCCCATAAATGTGGCATACACCATGTAAACCCCATAAATGTGGCATACATGTGAACCCCATATATGTGGCATACAACATGTGAACCCCATATGTGGCATACATGTGAACCCCATATATGTGGCATACAACATGTGAACCCCATAAATGTGGCATACAACATGTAAACCTCATATATGTGGCATACATGTGAACCCCTACATGTGGCATACAACATGTGAACCCCATGAATGTGGCATACATGTGAACCCCATATACGTGGCATACAACATGTGAACCCCATATATGTGGCATACATGTGAACCCCATATATGTGGCATACAACATGTAAACCCCATAAATGTGGCATACATGTGAACCCCATATACGTGGCATACAACATGTGAACCCATATATGTGGCATACAACATGTGAACCCCATATACGTGGCATACAACATGTGAACCCCATATATGTAGCATACAACATGTGAACCCCATGAATGTGGCATACAACATGTAAACCCCATAAATGTGGCATACATGTGAACCCCATATATGTGGCATACAACATGTGAACCCCATATGTGGCATACATGTGAACCCCATATATGTGGCATACAACATGTGAACCCCATAAATGTGGCATACAACATGTAAACCTCATATATGTGGCATACATGTGAACCCCTACATGTGGCATACAACATGTGAACCCCATGAATGTGGCATACATGTGAACCCCATATACGTGGCATACAACATGTGAACCCCATATATGTGGCATACATGTGAACCCCATATATGTGGCATACAACATGTAAACCCCATAAATGTGGCATACATGTGAACCCCATATACGTGGCATACAACATGTGAACCCATATATGTGGCATACAACATGTGAACCCCATATACGTGGCATACAACATGTGAACCCCATATATGTAGCATACAACATGTGAACCCCATGAATGTGGCATACAACATGTAAACCCCATAAATGTGGCATACATGTGAACCCCATATATGTGGCATACAACATGTGAACCCCATAAATGTGGCGTGCAACATGTGAACCTCATATACGTGGCGTACAACATGTGAACCCCATATACGTGGCATACAACATGTGAACCCCATAAATGTGGCATACATGTGAACCCCATATATGTGGCATACAACATGTGAACCCCATGAATGTGGCATACAACATGTAAACACCATAAATGTGGCATACATGTGAACCCCATATACGTGGCGTACAACAAGTAAACTCCATATATGTGGCATACAACATGTGAACCCCATAAATGTGGCGTGCAACATGTGAACCTCATATACGTGGCGTACAACATGTGAACCCCATATATGTGGCATACAACATGTGAACCCCATAAATGTGGCATACATGTGAACCCCATATATGTAGCATACAACATGTGAACCCCATATACATGGTGTACAACATGTGAACCCCATATATGTGGCATGCAACATGTGAACCCCATAAATGTGGCGTGCAACATGTGAACCCCATAAATGTGGCGTGCAACATGTGAACCCCATAAATGTGGCGTGCAACATGTGAACTCCATAAATGTGGCGTGCAACATGTGAACCCCATAAATGTGGCATACAACATGTGAACCCCATATTTGTGGCATACAACATGTGAACCCCATATATGTGGCGTACAACATGTGAACTCCATAAATGTGGCGTACAACATGTGAACCTCATATACGTGGCATACAACATGTGAACCCCATATATGTGGCGTACATGTGAATCCCATATATGTGGCATACAACATGTGAACCCCATATACGTGGTGTACAACATGTGAACCCCATAAATGTGGCATACATGTGAACACCATATATGTGGCATACATGTGAACCCCATATACATGGTGTACAACATGTGAACCCCATATACGTGGCGTGCAACATGTGAACCCCATAAATGTGGCGTGCAACATGTGAACCCCACATATGTGGCATACAACATGTGAACCCCATAAATGTGGCATACATGTGAACCCCATATATGTGGCATACAACATGTGAACCTCATATATGTGGCATACAACATGTGAACCCCATATACGTGGCGTACAACATGTGAACCCCATATACGTGGCGTACAACATGTGAACCCCATATACGTGGCGTGCAACATGTGAACCCCATATATGTGGCATACAACATGTGAACCCCATATATGTGGCGTACATGTGAACCCCATATATGTGGCATACAACATGTGAACCCCATATACGTGGCGTGCAAGATGTGAACCCCATATATGTGGCATACAACATGTGAACCCCATATATGTGGCATTCAACATGTGAACCCCATATAATGTGGCGTGGAACATGTGAGGACCTCTACTAGCCTGGAAGATGCATCTTAATGTGTACAGTCCAGAAAGTCATTTTAGTCTGTATGGACACTCGTGGCTCCCCCACTGCCCCAATCGTGCTTGTGCTTGTTTATGTAGCATCGGGTAGTTTCATTCGACTACATTTCCGCCATTGCTCTATTAATCtattaatcattttttaaatatttttaatgcgATGAGAGACACTCCCTCTGAATGTTCTGAAGCAGAATAATGCTGCATATAAGTGGAGCTCAGACTAAATCAACAGCGCCTCAACCGAGTACTGCACTCCATTTTGACTCCTAATGGCTTGCCATTGGATTATTGCAGCACTCCAAACTGTAATCTAGTTGGTGTTCCCTCTATATGGACTCACTGCGTATGACTGAAGGAGAGGACTCCATGCCTTAAGTTTTCATTTTCCTCATATCGGCTTCAGCTTGAACATCATTTTTTTGTGGGAACACGCAGGAAGTAACACACGCCACTTTTTCCCCCTTAAGTGTCAAACTACGGCTGTTCCTAACAAACACTCCCTCATGTTCTTAATGGCAACTGTGATGAATGTGTGCCAGTGGAAGTGTCATGGGGTCCAATGACAAACACGTTGCATGAGCCCCCTCCCCGTGACTTCATGTTGGCCTTCAGCATGCTGCAAGGATGTACAGCTTTCATGTCAACCACCTGATAAGAGACTGAATCTGCTAAATATGTGATGTATATTTGTCCCCCGTAAACCGTCTGAAATGTACTCAGATTGCGGGGAATAGACacgcaaaagttgtttttttattattattatgtagggTGAATAGACAGAAAGCAAGCAAGAAGCAGAGTGGAAATACATTTGTCTGATAAGACGGTAAGTTGTTATTTTCATAACATGTTTTcttaatgaataaaataatgatTTTAACTTAAAACGCGTGTGTGtgcgtcaacaacacccagagggcGGTTTATGTTGAAGCACAAGACAGTCATGAGGATATGAACAGCAACAATAATGTGCTAAAGTTTCAAAAATGGGAAAATAGTTGtgacgtttttttaaattaagcatAATTTTATTTGGAGCCTCCCCTTACATTACGacattttatttgtgtgaaattattgttACACTATTTGAGTAAAACTTTAATTTAATTATAACGCATGTTTTGGGCCaaaataatcctttttttttattagtgcaaaataacaaatgtaaCCTAATTATAACATTTAATCCTGCAAACAACTTCTGCTAGGGATTGAACCAAATATAAATGCTGCCTTGGACGGTCGGACCACCGGACAAAACATCTCGAGCACGggtctccaaactacggccctCGGGCTGGTTCCGGCTCGCCAGCGTCCTaaatcccaagtttaaaaaatatgtatttaaaattatttttttttaaaaatctgtcctttctaatccattttctactgcctgttactctcggtgtctcctagccgctcaggcaaatcatattgtctaaaactgCATTTCTCcatcggccaaattgttttaagccaatgcggccccccaagtcaaaaaatttggggacccctgatctagaggaaCATTTGCTCTCATCAATGACGGAGCAGGAAGAGGTTTGGGTTCCACTTGTTGTAAAATGATATCCAAAACTCCATGTCCtttattaattgacattttacatgcgaccccgatagggacaagcagtagaaaatggatggatggatgtgcctCTTCATGCAGAGCGTGATCTGGTTAAAAAAGGGCTATTTATACTACAACCGATTCTTttgacaaaaatataaataacattttGACTGAATGTGActtgacttttattagtagattgcacagtacagtacatattccgtacagttgaccactaaatggtaacacccaaataagtttttcaacgtttgGAACTCAGttccggatgcagctgagataggctccagcgaccccaaaaagggacaagcggtaaaaaaaatggagttctaatttcttctagatttttttCACCACCTTTTTTGCCATACATCTGCTTATAACCACGAGTTAGTTTAATAATGCGGTATGTACTATTTGGCATGTCGTAACTGTGGAAACAAAGGATTATTTAattcgaataaaaaaaaaaatcatccctAAAACCTTTCCTGATAACGACGATACAATAGCGAGCTGTTCAACGTGCATGTTAGTTCTGCCGCCAGCCACTAGGAGGCGCTGGAGCCACGCCTGTGTTTTAGTGACGTCACTTCACGTACTGCAGAAGCTATCATTTCCGCGACACGCTTGAGGACACCTTCGCGGTATGTAAACGTTGTTTTTTTAAGCCTTACATGACGTAAATATTGTAGTTTGGCGTATTGTTCGTCGTATTTGTGTTTAGGTCCGCGTATTTTAGTGCATCGATGGACTAACCGACGTACGAGCGCGGGTATTGTTCTATGTTAGTCTACCACCACTGGCCTCTTCATTAGGTACCTCTGCACAATGTAATTTAGTTCAAGATTAATTTGGTCTGTAAACGATAACAATTAGTTTTGAAGGTGTTAATTGAACAACATATCTATGTGTAGCCAACAACGGCCCCTCCTAACTAGAATGCACTTATTTCCCACTGAAAACAAGCTACAATATATCAAATAAGCAGGTCACATTTTCACTAAAAACAATCCCAGACTTATCCTTTCACTTTTGTTCATTTTATGAATATACAtggattaaaatattttttagacaaattaaaaacaatattacttGCAAAATGGATTCATTAATGTAAAACATATGATGTTGAAtgcaatattatggtaaaaaacactgatggcgggagctgccatgcaaggcgctaaccacgacccatcaggagcaagggtgaagtgtcttgcttaaggacacggacgtgacgaggttggtagaaggtggggatcgaaccgggaaccctcaggttgctggcacgcccactctcccaactgcgcgaCGCCGTCCCCTAATAATATTCATTAAaacggtctggagccgcaaaaaaagtaacataatataagtgttataatgaaggcaacacatgacgtaagtgtctatattagctataatagcctactatcaaaatgataacATCTGCAATGTTGGACAAGTGCAGTAATGATGTAAGACGTAGATAAAGTGCACAAAGGTGAGCATGTTTGTCAGACAGGTGTGGGTGAGCACGTCTCCTTAGCATTGAAGCATAAAAATGGAGTGTTACCACCTGTATTACTTACTGAAATAACTTTGACATTGTCTAAATCGCTCATTCTTCAATTGATGCGTACGCAAACTGCCTTTAgtgcagaggtcggcaacccaaaccgTTGAAAGAGccgttttggaccaaaaatacaaaaaactaatctgtctggagccgcaaaaaatgtaatgtATGATATATaagtcaatgtttttcaaccactgtgccccgggagatgatctaatttcacctatttgggttaaaaaatattttttgcaaaccagtaattatagtctgcaaattctgTGTTGttattgagtgtcggtgctgtctggagcacggcagagtaaccgtgtaatactcttccatatcagtaggtggcagctggtagctaattgctttgtagatgtcggaaacagcgggaggcagcgtgcaggtaaaaaggtatctaatgcttaaacgaaaaataaacaaaaggtgagtgcccctaagaaaaggcattgaagcttagggaaggctatgcaaaacgaaactaaaactgaactggttacaaagtaaacaaaaacagaatgctggacgacagcaaagacttactgtggagcaaagacggcgtccacgatgtacatccaaacatgacatgacaatcaacaatgtccccacaaagaaggataaaaacaactgaaatattcttgattgctaaaacaaagtagatgcgggaaatatcgctaaaagaaagacatgaaactgctacaggaaaataccaaaaagagaaaaagccaccaaaataggagcgcaagacaaaaacaaaaacactacacacaggaaaacagcaaaaaagtcaaaataagtcacggcgtgatgtgacaggtggtgacagtacacagacaagagctatattgatgcatgcttggttatgctttaaagtcatatccaacaattgcgacaacttttttactgtcaactgagtttagttttttaatgatgtcagctggtggtgtgcctccggattttttcaacgcaaaaaatgtgccttggctcaaaaaaggttggaaaaacactggactacacAATCCAAGCCTGGGTAAGAGGCAGGCATGACAAAAATAGCAATGTAATTTGTAGCGTGACACATATCGATACGGAATTATATgaaagtaaataccgtatttttcggattataaatcgcgtttttttcatagtttggccgggggtgcgatttatactcaggagcgactaatgtgtgaaattattaacacactaccgtaaaatatcaaataatattatttatctcattcacgtaatagACTAGACAtacatcagcaatcgtcacacacacacgtcaaccaataaaaattaggTGGggtcgggtcatggcagaagtgcattgtggaaaaaaagatactacctgctactacttccatacctatgaaaatgtatcatttcaacattggcggtaacttataaaaactgagaagggctgaagaaCAATGGCACTGAAAAGGAAGtcatactgcaggttacaagctggaagtagtgaaatatgcagcagaaaacggcaatcgagcagcagaaagaacgtTTGGAGTAAGCGAGAATCTTGTAGGGGACTGGCTAAAAAATTCCccgaaaaatgtgacttatatatgtttttttccttctttattatgcattttcggccggtgcgatttatactccggagcgacttataatccaaaaaatacggtattgtggtATGATTTTTTTACCACATGGCCGAGCTCTAAGTTCAAATGTTGctgttaaaacaataacaaatcaGTTTTGTATGAAGGTCTTTTTAAATGAacatttctatttcctgctggatctactctattttatgctgctgctgtcacatatactgtatatactgtaatattgtacatggtcattggtatatattgtatatatgctgtatatatattctgtacacatattatgtatatatttgtatatatatatatatgttagattttttatcgctatattagtctatttatacctgcattgtcctttccatccttacactttccatcattgtaactgagctactgtgttgaacaatttcccttgtggatcattaaagtttgtctaagtctaaatgtttGCCCGCTGTGGTTGTAGACGTCAGCATGCAGGAGGAAAGTGTCCCAGCAGGTGAGCAGCAGTGCGCTAAGTGTGGATCCAGACTCAGCCTACCTCAGACGGACGTACCTGGCAGCGCGTCCAGGTGTCCGTCCTGCCCAGCGGACGCCGTCGCCGTTGCCATCGTCAACGGTGAGCCGGCGCAGAACAGCGCCCCCTCGGACCCTCACAGCTGCTCTGTGTGCGGCAAAACCTTCATCTCTTCGGCCAACCTGACCAGTCACCTGGCCTCCCACACCAAGGAGAAGAGGTTCAGGTGCAACACCTGTGGGAAGTTCTTCTACCAGCCCTCCCACCTCCTGGCTCACGAGGCCATCCACAGAGGCGACAGGCCCTTTAAATGCCCGGAGTGCGGCAAGACCTTCGGCCGAGCGTCGCACCTGAAGACGCATCAGCGGCTTCACACGGGCGAGAAGCCCTTCAAGTGTTCCTTCTGCAACAAGGCCTTCGCGCAGAAGGCGGGGCTGCTCTCGCACATCCGCATTCACACGGGCGAGCATGTCTTCAAGTGCGACGTGTGCGGCGACACTTTCACCTCTCTGCCGCTGATGCTCACACACAAGAACGAGGAGGCCGCTCGGCTGG
Encoded here:
- the LOC133613729 gene encoding uncharacterized protein, with amino-acid sequence MQEESVPAGEQQCAKCGSRLSLPQTDVPGSASRCPSCPADAVAVAIVNGEPAQNSAPSDPHSCSVCGKTFISSANLTSHLASHTKEKRFRCNTCGKFFYQPSHLLAHEAIHRGDRPFKCPECGKTFGRASHLKTHQRLHTGEKPFKCSFCNKAFAQKAGLLSHIRIHTGEHVFKCDVCGDTFTSLPLMLTHKNEEAARLGRAPPAAPAPARAAVAATAADDIKCGLCCRTFIHSSYIRLRVHLQKGLRPYHCKVCNKTFVKMDTFISHCEKHLKQNGEKSDEECVVKPPMFIPLSKPPPSSPSPSSDAAQPLSSSDVATHFKAKSKS